Below is a genomic region from Ailuropoda melanoleuca isolate Jingjing chromosome 8, ASM200744v2, whole genome shotgun sequence.
GTCACACTCACAGATGAACCTGTTGTGCGTTATGTCCACGGCCCTGAGGGACGCAAACAAGTCGGGGTCCAGGGACAGGAGCTGGTTCCTGGACACGTCCAGCACCTCCAGGTTCGCAGGCAAGTCGCCAGGAGCAAGAGCCGTCAGCCTGTTGGAGTTGAGGTCGAGGCCCCTCAGAGCAGTCAGATCACTAAGTGCCCCCGGCGGGAGGAAGGTCAAGTAGTTGTTGTTCAGATAAAGGATCTGGAGCCGGGAGAGCCCCTTGAACACATCCCAGCAGAAGCCGGTTTCCCAGGCAAGCTGCAACATGTTTCCTCCAAGGAAAAGCTTTTCTAAGCTGCGGCTGCCTGTAGGGCCGTGAGCTCGGCTGCAAGAGGAAAAGCGATTTTGATTCAGAATGAGGACCTGGAGGTCAGGGACCCGGAGGAGGAAGTAGAGATCGTCCAGATCTTCTAGCCTGTTCTCTGATAAGTGGAGGAAGTTGGCTTTAAGTCTCATGTTCTGCAAGGTCACCAGTTTATTGCTACTCAAGAAGATAGTATTTATGCTTGGCaggaaagaaattgttttaagaGCATTGTCCCGGAGATCCAAGGTGTGCAATGTTTTCAGGAACCTGAAGGTCCGGTCCTGAATGATCCCAATATGATTGTTTTGAAGATCAATATAGGCTACCTGAGGGAGTCCGTAGAAATCGGAATTGTAAAGCTCCCCCAGAAGGTTATATGACATGTTAAGAACCTGGAGGCTGTCAAGGCCATAAAATGCTTCTCCCGCAATCCTGTTTATCTTGTTGTGGGCCAGGTTCAGGAGCTTCAAGGCCTTGAGGGCCTCAAAGAGTCGGAAGTTCAGGGAGAAGATAAAGCCATGGGACAGATCCAGCCGCAGTACCGCGCTCCCGGCCAGGCCGGCAAACGTGTCCCGGTCAGGGTCCCTGATGTTCTGGAAGCCAAACCCGGGCCCCATGATGTGGTGGGCCAGAACCAGGGAGGAGATCCGGCTCCCGCTGATGGCCCTGCTGAAGTTCCCTGTGATGTCCGCGGTCCAGCCATTGCCAGAAACGTCCAGGGTTTCCAGGACCATGTCTGTGAACGGGTTCATGCACGCGCCCCAGTCCACGGAGACCCTACTGTACAGGTGATTGGCAGCGAGGTTGAACAGGGAGAGGGTTTTCCCTTGGAGCGGCTGGAGCTCGTGTTCACACACGATGGGGATCTGGTTGAGGGAAAAATCAATGGACTTCAGGGAATTCAATTCCCAGAATGAAGGATGAAGCTTAAGGCTACGAATCTCATTTTTGGACAGGTCCAGGCGAGACAAAGACCCTAAGTTTCTGAAATAACCATCTTGTAACACAGTATCGGACAGACCACAGTAGAGGAGTCTTAGTTCAAGCAGGTGGGGCAGCCCCTGAAAAGCATCGGGATGCAGGAAATCCACCTGACTATTGCCCAGGTCCAAGACCCTCAGGTTGGGCAGGTTTCTGAAGGCTTCTCTGCCAATGGTGAAGGGGGTAAACTGAGTCCCGAGCTCCAGCAGCTGCAGCTGCTCCAGGAAGGGGAAGGACGTGGTTGTGACAGTCCGGATATAGTTGAAGCTGAGCAGGAGGACCTGGGTGGTGCTGGGGACCGGCGGCACCTGGGTGAGGTTGCAGGAGCGATACAAGGCCCTCTGACCGTCGGAGGCGCAGGAAGGAATCGCAAGCACAGGGCTGGCCGCAAGCATCACCCCGAACAGAAGGTCCAGGTGGCCTCCCATGATCCTgcggggaaggaaggaggatgaAAATACAGCCGTCCCAGCTCAAGGCAACTCACCTGGGTCCCTGGGACTCGGGGGCTCCCCCATGACGCACCCACTCCCCGAGGCCCTGCGGGCGTAGCCGTGGCTGACCTGTCGGTGTAGACGGCGCTCCTCGCTCTGACTTACA
It encodes:
- the TLR5 gene encoding toll-like receptor 5 isoform X8 translates to MGGHLDLLFGVMLAASPVLAIPSCASDGQRALYRSCNLTQVPPVPSTTQVLLLSFNYIRTVTTTSFPFLEQLQLLELGTQFTPFTIGREAFRNLPNLRVLDLGNSQVDFLHPDAFQGLPHLLELRLLYCGLSDTVLQDGYFRNLGSLSRLDLSKNEIRSLKLHPSFWELNSLKSIDFSLNQIPIVCEHELQPLQGKTLSLFNLAANHLYSRVSVDWGACMNPFTDMVLETLDVSGNGWTADITGNFSRAISGSRISSLVLAHHIMGPGFGFQNIRDPDRDTFAGLAGSAVLRLDLSHGFIFSLNFRLFEALKALKLLNLAHNKINRIAGEAFYGLDSLQVLNMSYNLLGELYNSDFYGLPQVAYIDLQNNHIGIIQDRTFRFLKTLHTLDLRDNALKTISFLPSINTIFLSSNKLVTLQNMRLKANFLHLSENRLEDLDDLYFLLRVPDLQVLILNQNRFSSCSRAHGPTGSRSLEKLFLGGNMLQLAWETGFCWDVFKGLSRLQILYLNNNYLTFLPPGALSDLTALRGLDLNSNRLTALAPGDLPANLEVLDVSRNQLLSLDPDLFASLRAVDITHNRFICECDLRPLITWLNQTNVTVFGSHADIYCMYPNELAGTPLSSVSMEDCDEEEVLKVIKLSLFISSTVTLTLFLVTIVVVTKLRGLCFICYRAAHRLLPTVYAERRESDTYKYDAYLCFSGRDFEWVQRALLRHLDAQYSDQNRFNLCFEERDFVPGREHIANIQDAVWGSRKVVCLVSRHFLRDGWCLEAFTYAQNRCVSDLDGALILVIVGSLSQYDLRKHQCIRGFVRKRQYLRWPEDLQDFGWFLHTLSQHILKKGKDAKRDGSIPLQTVAAVS
- the TLR5 gene encoding toll-like receptor 5 isoform X4; the encoded protein is MDAGLLPSRRSCTMLLFLHPVPVGTGPEWDRVECPRRFWAARILPNVCCAGGERSRAGRQTTDKETSGCMRIMGGHLDLLFGVMLAASPVLAIPSCASDGQRALYRSCNLTQVPPVPSTTQVLLLSFNYIRTVTTTSFPFLEQLQLLELGTQFTPFTIGREAFRNLPNLRVLDLGNSQVDFLHPDAFQGLPHLLELRLLYCGLSDTVLQDGYFRNLGSLSRLDLSKNEIRSLKLHPSFWELNSLKSIDFSLNQIPIVCEHELQPLQGKTLSLFNLAANHLYSRVSVDWGACMNPFTDMVLETLDVSGNGWTADITGNFSRAISGSRISSLVLAHHIMGPGFGFQNIRDPDRDTFAGLAGSAVLRLDLSHGFIFSLNFRLFEALKALKLLNLAHNKINRIAGEAFYGLDSLQVLNMSYNLLGELYNSDFYGLPQVAYIDLQNNHIGIIQDRTFRFLKTLHTLDLRDNALKTISFLPSINTIFLSSNKLVTLQNMRLKANFLHLSENRLEDLDDLYFLLRVPDLQVLILNQNRFSSCSRAHGPTGSRSLEKLFLGGNMLQLAWETGFCWDVFKGLSRLQILYLNNNYLTFLPPGALSDLTALRGLDLNSNRLTALAPGDLPANLEVLDVSRNQLLSLDPDLFASLRAVDITHNRFICECDLRPLITWLNQTNVTVFGSHADIYCMYPNELAGTPLSSVSMEDCDEEEVLKVIKLSLFISSTVTLTLFLVTIVVVTKLRGLCFICYRAAHRLLPTVYAERRESDTYKYDAYLCFSGRDFEWVQRALLRHLDAQYSDQNRFNLCFEERDFVPGREHIANIQDAVWGSRKVVCLVSRHFLRDGWCLEAFTYAQNRCVSDLDGALILVIVGSLSQYDLRKHQCIRGFVRKRQYLRWPEDLQDFGWFLHTLSQHILKKGKDAKRDGSIPLQTVAAVS
- the TLR5 gene encoding toll-like receptor 5 isoform X3 encodes the protein MCNEQTEEKPFCWVFHILSSEYQCLWMPLWFGRPPPEDIKRNEARFYIISGMEVVEQSEAWAPRVKRPCQELPVLGLGAARILPNVCCAGGERSRAGRQTTDKETSGCMRIMGGHLDLLFGVMLAASPVLAIPSCASDGQRALYRSCNLTQVPPVPSTTQVLLLSFNYIRTVTTTSFPFLEQLQLLELGTQFTPFTIGREAFRNLPNLRVLDLGNSQVDFLHPDAFQGLPHLLELRLLYCGLSDTVLQDGYFRNLGSLSRLDLSKNEIRSLKLHPSFWELNSLKSIDFSLNQIPIVCEHELQPLQGKTLSLFNLAANHLYSRVSVDWGACMNPFTDMVLETLDVSGNGWTADITGNFSRAISGSRISSLVLAHHIMGPGFGFQNIRDPDRDTFAGLAGSAVLRLDLSHGFIFSLNFRLFEALKALKLLNLAHNKINRIAGEAFYGLDSLQVLNMSYNLLGELYNSDFYGLPQVAYIDLQNNHIGIIQDRTFRFLKTLHTLDLRDNALKTISFLPSINTIFLSSNKLVTLQNMRLKANFLHLSENRLEDLDDLYFLLRVPDLQVLILNQNRFSSCSRAHGPTGSRSLEKLFLGGNMLQLAWETGFCWDVFKGLSRLQILYLNNNYLTFLPPGALSDLTALRGLDLNSNRLTALAPGDLPANLEVLDVSRNQLLSLDPDLFASLRAVDITHNRFICECDLRPLITWLNQTNVTVFGSHADIYCMYPNELAGTPLSSVSMEDCDEEEVLKVIKLSLFISSTVTLTLFLVTIVVVTKLRGLCFICYRAAHRLLPTVYAERRESDTYKYDAYLCFSGRDFEWVQRALLRHLDAQYSDQNRFNLCFEERDFVPGREHIANIQDAVWGSRKVVCLVSRHFLRDGWCLEAFTYAQNRCVSDLDGALILVIVGSLSQYDLRKHQCIRGFVRKRQYLRWPEDLQDFGWFLHTLSQHILKKGKDAKRDGSIPLQTVAAVS
- the TLR5 gene encoding toll-like receptor 5 isoform X2, with amino-acid sequence MDAGLLPSRRSCTMLLFLHPVPVGTGPEWDRVECPRRFWGTCTVPTSLAILKYGRVQEPFVYTRESLVCMCRKENLPPEIPSSHHVAQPGPPEPHQILEPQPGARVSAFSTEITLNLDAPSQNAAARILPNVCCAGGERSRAGRQTTDKETSGCMRIMGGHLDLLFGVMLAASPVLAIPSCASDGQRALYRSCNLTQVPPVPSTTQVLLLSFNYIRTVTTTSFPFLEQLQLLELGTQFTPFTIGREAFRNLPNLRVLDLGNSQVDFLHPDAFQGLPHLLELRLLYCGLSDTVLQDGYFRNLGSLSRLDLSKNEIRSLKLHPSFWELNSLKSIDFSLNQIPIVCEHELQPLQGKTLSLFNLAANHLYSRVSVDWGACMNPFTDMVLETLDVSGNGWTADITGNFSRAISGSRISSLVLAHHIMGPGFGFQNIRDPDRDTFAGLAGSAVLRLDLSHGFIFSLNFRLFEALKALKLLNLAHNKINRIAGEAFYGLDSLQVLNMSYNLLGELYNSDFYGLPQVAYIDLQNNHIGIIQDRTFRFLKTLHTLDLRDNALKTISFLPSINTIFLSSNKLVTLQNMRLKANFLHLSENRLEDLDDLYFLLRVPDLQVLILNQNRFSSCSRAHGPTGSRSLEKLFLGGNMLQLAWETGFCWDVFKGLSRLQILYLNNNYLTFLPPGALSDLTALRGLDLNSNRLTALAPGDLPANLEVLDVSRNQLLSLDPDLFASLRAVDITHNRFICECDLRPLITWLNQTNVTVFGSHADIYCMYPNELAGTPLSSVSMEDCDEEEVLKVIKLSLFISSTVTLTLFLVTIVVVTKLRGLCFICYRAAHRLLPTVYAERRESDTYKYDAYLCFSGRDFEWVQRALLRHLDAQYSDQNRFNLCFEERDFVPGREHIANIQDAVWGSRKVVCLVSRHFLRDGWCLEAFTYAQNRCVSDLDGALILVIVGSLSQYDLRKHQCIRGFVRKRQYLRWPEDLQDFGWFLHTLSQHILKKGKDAKRDGSIPLQTVAAVS
- the TLR5 gene encoding toll-like receptor 5 isoform X5: MGPRYLYCSHVSGDSEVRPSSRTIRLHQGVSCLHVQKAARILPNVCCAGGERSRAGRQTTDKETSGCMRIMGGHLDLLFGVMLAASPVLAIPSCASDGQRALYRSCNLTQVPPVPSTTQVLLLSFNYIRTVTTTSFPFLEQLQLLELGTQFTPFTIGREAFRNLPNLRVLDLGNSQVDFLHPDAFQGLPHLLELRLLYCGLSDTVLQDGYFRNLGSLSRLDLSKNEIRSLKLHPSFWELNSLKSIDFSLNQIPIVCEHELQPLQGKTLSLFNLAANHLYSRVSVDWGACMNPFTDMVLETLDVSGNGWTADITGNFSRAISGSRISSLVLAHHIMGPGFGFQNIRDPDRDTFAGLAGSAVLRLDLSHGFIFSLNFRLFEALKALKLLNLAHNKINRIAGEAFYGLDSLQVLNMSYNLLGELYNSDFYGLPQVAYIDLQNNHIGIIQDRTFRFLKTLHTLDLRDNALKTISFLPSINTIFLSSNKLVTLQNMRLKANFLHLSENRLEDLDDLYFLLRVPDLQVLILNQNRFSSCSRAHGPTGSRSLEKLFLGGNMLQLAWETGFCWDVFKGLSRLQILYLNNNYLTFLPPGALSDLTALRGLDLNSNRLTALAPGDLPANLEVLDVSRNQLLSLDPDLFASLRAVDITHNRFICECDLRPLITWLNQTNVTVFGSHADIYCMYPNELAGTPLSSVSMEDCDEEEVLKVIKLSLFISSTVTLTLFLVTIVVVTKLRGLCFICYRAAHRLLPTVYAERRESDTYKYDAYLCFSGRDFEWVQRALLRHLDAQYSDQNRFNLCFEERDFVPGREHIANIQDAVWGSRKVVCLVSRHFLRDGWCLEAFTYAQNRCVSDLDGALILVIVGSLSQYDLRKHQCIRGFVRKRQYLRWPEDLQDFGWFLHTLSQHILKKGKDAKRDGSIPLQTVAAVS
- the TLR5 gene encoding toll-like receptor 5 isoform X1, translating into MTSKYLRTTVECGLRLVREAGVQVSLCIALRPCSYCETGRRLQDTECGLPQLRVSCILSVLPASFKAHLRICVCLQENLPPEIPSSHHVAQPGPPEPHQILEPQPGARVSAFSTEITLNLDAPSQNAAARILPNVCCAGGERSRAGRQTTDKETSGCMRIMGGHLDLLFGVMLAASPVLAIPSCASDGQRALYRSCNLTQVPPVPSTTQVLLLSFNYIRTVTTTSFPFLEQLQLLELGTQFTPFTIGREAFRNLPNLRVLDLGNSQVDFLHPDAFQGLPHLLELRLLYCGLSDTVLQDGYFRNLGSLSRLDLSKNEIRSLKLHPSFWELNSLKSIDFSLNQIPIVCEHELQPLQGKTLSLFNLAANHLYSRVSVDWGACMNPFTDMVLETLDVSGNGWTADITGNFSRAISGSRISSLVLAHHIMGPGFGFQNIRDPDRDTFAGLAGSAVLRLDLSHGFIFSLNFRLFEALKALKLLNLAHNKINRIAGEAFYGLDSLQVLNMSYNLLGELYNSDFYGLPQVAYIDLQNNHIGIIQDRTFRFLKTLHTLDLRDNALKTISFLPSINTIFLSSNKLVTLQNMRLKANFLHLSENRLEDLDDLYFLLRVPDLQVLILNQNRFSSCSRAHGPTGSRSLEKLFLGGNMLQLAWETGFCWDVFKGLSRLQILYLNNNYLTFLPPGALSDLTALRGLDLNSNRLTALAPGDLPANLEVLDVSRNQLLSLDPDLFASLRAVDITHNRFICECDLRPLITWLNQTNVTVFGSHADIYCMYPNELAGTPLSSVSMEDCDEEEVLKVIKLSLFISSTVTLTLFLVTIVVVTKLRGLCFICYRAAHRLLPTVYAERRESDTYKYDAYLCFSGRDFEWVQRALLRHLDAQYSDQNRFNLCFEERDFVPGREHIANIQDAVWGSRKVVCLVSRHFLRDGWCLEAFTYAQNRCVSDLDGALILVIVGSLSQYDLRKHQCIRGFVRKRQYLRWPEDLQDFGWFLHTLSQHILKKGKDAKRDGSIPLQTVAAVS
- the TLR5 gene encoding toll-like receptor 5 isoform X7, which translates into the protein MRIMGGHLDLLFGVMLAASPVLAIPSCASDGQRALYRSCNLTQVPPVPSTTQVLLLSFNYIRTVTTTSFPFLEQLQLLELGTQFTPFTIGREAFRNLPNLRVLDLGNSQVDFLHPDAFQGLPHLLELRLLYCGLSDTVLQDGYFRNLGSLSRLDLSKNEIRSLKLHPSFWELNSLKSIDFSLNQIPIVCEHELQPLQGKTLSLFNLAANHLYSRVSVDWGACMNPFTDMVLETLDVSGNGWTADITGNFSRAISGSRISSLVLAHHIMGPGFGFQNIRDPDRDTFAGLAGSAVLRLDLSHGFIFSLNFRLFEALKALKLLNLAHNKINRIAGEAFYGLDSLQVLNMSYNLLGELYNSDFYGLPQVAYIDLQNNHIGIIQDRTFRFLKTLHTLDLRDNALKTISFLPSINTIFLSSNKLVTLQNMRLKANFLHLSENRLEDLDDLYFLLRVPDLQVLILNQNRFSSCSRAHGPTGSRSLEKLFLGGNMLQLAWETGFCWDVFKGLSRLQILYLNNNYLTFLPPGALSDLTALRGLDLNSNRLTALAPGDLPANLEVLDVSRNQLLSLDPDLFASLRAVDITHNRFICECDLRPLITWLNQTNVTVFGSHADIYCMYPNELAGTPLSSVSMEDCDEEEVLKVIKLSLFISSTVTLTLFLVTIVVVTKLRGLCFICYRAAHRLLPTVYAERRESDTYKYDAYLCFSGRDFEWVQRALLRHLDAQYSDQNRFNLCFEERDFVPGREHIANIQDAVWGSRKVVCLVSRHFLRDGWCLEAFTYAQNRCVSDLDGALILVIVGSLSQYDLRKHQCIRGFVRKRQYLRWPEDLQDFGWFLHTLSQHILKKGKDAKRDGSIPLQTVAAVS
- the TLR5 gene encoding toll-like receptor 5 isoform X6 → MVVSGMEVVEQSEAWAPRVKRPCQELPVLGLGAARILPNVCCAGGERSRAGRQTTDKETSGCMRIMGGHLDLLFGVMLAASPVLAIPSCASDGQRALYRSCNLTQVPPVPSTTQVLLLSFNYIRTVTTTSFPFLEQLQLLELGTQFTPFTIGREAFRNLPNLRVLDLGNSQVDFLHPDAFQGLPHLLELRLLYCGLSDTVLQDGYFRNLGSLSRLDLSKNEIRSLKLHPSFWELNSLKSIDFSLNQIPIVCEHELQPLQGKTLSLFNLAANHLYSRVSVDWGACMNPFTDMVLETLDVSGNGWTADITGNFSRAISGSRISSLVLAHHIMGPGFGFQNIRDPDRDTFAGLAGSAVLRLDLSHGFIFSLNFRLFEALKALKLLNLAHNKINRIAGEAFYGLDSLQVLNMSYNLLGELYNSDFYGLPQVAYIDLQNNHIGIIQDRTFRFLKTLHTLDLRDNALKTISFLPSINTIFLSSNKLVTLQNMRLKANFLHLSENRLEDLDDLYFLLRVPDLQVLILNQNRFSSCSRAHGPTGSRSLEKLFLGGNMLQLAWETGFCWDVFKGLSRLQILYLNNNYLTFLPPGALSDLTALRGLDLNSNRLTALAPGDLPANLEVLDVSRNQLLSLDPDLFASLRAVDITHNRFICECDLRPLITWLNQTNVTVFGSHADIYCMYPNELAGTPLSSVSMEDCDEEEVLKVIKLSLFISSTVTLTLFLVTIVVVTKLRGLCFICYRAAHRLLPTVYAERRESDTYKYDAYLCFSGRDFEWVQRALLRHLDAQYSDQNRFNLCFEERDFVPGREHIANIQDAVWGSRKVVCLVSRHFLRDGWCLEAFTYAQNRCVSDLDGALILVIVGSLSQYDLRKHQCIRGFVRKRQYLRWPEDLQDFGWFLHTLSQHILKKGKDAKRDGSIPLQTVAAVS